From the Prochlorococcus sp. MIT 1223 genome, the window TCTCGACTGATTAACTTTATAAATGTTGATTTCCCAGATCCATTAGGACCTAATATCGTAATAACTTCTTCTTCTTTGAGTTCAATATTTATTTTTGAAAGAATAAGTTTATTATCTTTTACTACGTCTATATTCTTTAGTTTTAGCCAAGTATTATTTGTTACTAGCATTTTATGCCCTCTGGGGATGGCTTTTTATTTAAATTAGCAGGATTATAAAACCAATAGGAATTAAGGCTCTAATCAGTGTATTCATTCTTATGGATCTCATATTTTTTATGGCTAATGATGGATTCTCTGGTGGATACAGCATCCCCATATCTTCATGTATTGAGTTTGTATTTTTAGTTGTTGGGTGAAGTTCCCATGGCTTATCTCTTATAAATGCATTTTGCAACCAGTCCCAGTAATATTGAACCATTTTATCTTCTCCTAATAACTTAACGTTATCTTTTTCTATATAACCCATTTGATGATTGAAGGTTTGTGTTCTTAATATTAGATAATCCTCTTTAAATACTTGGTAAAATAATTTATGTTGTAATTGTCTAAACATAATAATTCTATTCAATAATTTATTCTTTAAGAATTTCCTATAATGTCTAACAATTACCCTCGCTCTATTTTGTGCTAGTGGAATATGGTCTAGCACTTGAACATATCTGGAGGTTTCAGGCGCACCTTTATAAATCATTACCCTTCCAGGAGGTATGAATTTAATTGTTATAAACTCCCCTTTATCTTTATCTTTATGATTGTATTTACTTTGTATCTGGTATTTATCTCTAATTATTTCTTGATCAAAACTAGTTATAACATTTTTACTTACGTCTTTATCAGGTATTGTCTCTCCATGTACCCAGAATATGTGAAGTATATCTAGATGGTTTTCAATTATTCTTACCCAGTCCGCTTTAAAATCTACAGTGACTTCTTCATGTTCATATTCAGAAATATTAAAACCATACGTATCAGGTATAGTTTGTTCAAGCTTTGATTCTATATTGAATTCGTTTATATCTGTTTTAGCTTTACCAGTATAATATATATATATATAACCATCCCTTTCTATACATGGATATTGATATAGATGAATCTTCTTTGCATAGTTATCGTAGTTTGTATCTACAATATGATTACAAGTGATTCTATCAATATTGGTGCAATTACCTTTAGAGGAAAATCTAGCTCCATGATACGGGCAAACAAGCTCACCATCCTTTATTTCGCCTCCAATGAAAGATGAACCTCTATGTGGACATAGATCTTTAATACATTTTATATTTGAATCATTATCTCTATATATAATCAATGGTTCATTAAACATAGAAAAAGAATATAATTTATTTTCATTCAGTGAATAACTGCTTAAAACTGAATACCACCCAAGTAGTGATCCTTCCAGTTGGTTAGAAGGACGAGGTGATGCCTCTTTTTTAACCTTGACTTCGTTATTTTTTTTCAGTTCCGTATTTAAAGTAGCTTTATTAGCAAACTTAAGCTCTTTTATTTTTTTTAAGCCTTCATTGCTCATAGAAAAAGCTTGCTTTAGGAGCAAAGTGTTTTAGATTTGTCAGTCATTCAAACCAACTGGGTATAAATCATAATATTTCCTTCTCCTATAGCTATCTAGCATTACCTGGTTTTTTTATACAAGCCCTTTTATCACAACGTTACCAATGGTATTACAATATGTATTGAACTTGAAGTAATTATATTAAATAGGGGTGACACGGTGTAGAGAATTATTCTTCAAATTAATGCCTTTCTTTGCTTTTTACGTAGTTAGTAGCCTCGTCAATATCATTGCAGAATTTACAGGAGCCCATATAGCACCCAAGGTATCTAAGAAAATCACGTTTACCCCCAGATAAGCTGTACTTATGAATTGTTCCACCTTGTGGCGTAGAAAGAATCAGTTCAGGTAATGGGCTCATTTGGTTTCTTATTTTTCTTTAAAATGCATCTTGGGTTACATGAAGGCAATAGGTAGAATTACTATTTGCTCTATTGCTTTTATTCAATTTTGTTTTTATTCCTTAAGGACATAATTTTCATATGATTTTTAGCTGACGCTGAAGCTGCTTATCATGTTGAAAAATTGTAGGTATCTGCTCGTTGTGAATAGATGAACAAAGGTTAAGCAAATTCATTCTTTAGTGAAAGAAAATGATTGTTTTTTATTTTGAGTTCGATACTTAGGGCAATTTATTAAATAAAAGTAAATTGTCAAATCTTCCTTCAAAAAAACAAAGTAGTATATAAGTGTATAATTTTATTATTGTTTTTCACTTTATGCTTTCATTCTCTAATGTTGTAAGCCCTTCCTGTTTAACTTATACTATGTTTTAGTATATTATTAATTATTATTTTACTTTATCTAAAATTACTCTTAATGTTTTATATTAATGACTTTAATGTTGGCCACACACTTAAACACCATATTGAGATAACAGAAGAGCTTCATAATTCATTTGGTTTAATGTCCGGAGATAATAGTCCTATTCATAATGATTCTGATTTCTCAAAATCTTCTATTTATAAAAAGCCAATTGGTTATGCCTTTTTAATAACAGCTCTTTTATCAAGGATTTATGGCACTGTCTTCCCAGGTGGATCAGAGTTATGTCTTAGCCAGACTTGTAGTTTTAAAAAGGAATATTATGTTGGAGATACCCTAGAGTTTGTACTAAAGGTAATTCATAAGAATGACAGTATGAGAATAGCTACAATTGATAATTTAGTTTTGAATCAAGACCAAGAAATTATTTTTTCTGGTCAAGCCATAATGCAATTAATCCTAGGATGTAAATGAAAATTTTTCTTGATGATGATGATAAATATATTGATATCGATTCGTTCGTGTCATCTCTTCAGCGCTATATAAATCCAGGGGATTTTATATATGTAGAGATGGATCTTATGAGTTTTGGCAGACTATATAATCCTGAAATCTCTAGAGATGAGTTTTTGGAGGCATTTTTTCAAATATTCTATGAATTAATTGGTCCGAAAGGTCATATGAGCTTTCCTTCTTTTTCTTATAGCTGGGGTTGTGATAAAGATTCTAAGATTTTTGATAAGCTAAGTACCCCTGGGAAGGTTGGTGTTTTCCCAGAGTTTATAAGAAACAGATTAAACTCTTTTCGTACCAATGATCCAATGTTTTCTGTTGTTGTTCATGGACCAAAGGCTGAAGAAATTAGTTGTATAACTCCCTCATCATTTGGTCAAGGCTCGTTCTTTCATAAATTACATGGTTTCAACGCTAAGTTAATAAGTTTTGGACTTAATCAATATGATCCTACCTTTGTGCATTACGCAGAACAGTTTTTTGATGAGAATATACGTAAGATTAATTATCGTAAATCTATTAATTTTTCTGGAATCCTTATAGAGAATAATATTTCTAAAGAAGCTGAGCATGAAGCCTTTATGAGGGATCTAAATTCAGGACTAATGTTTAACGATAAAAATCTTAAAAGAGATCTTATGAGCAAAAATAAGTTAAATTCTTTAAAGATAGGTGTAGGTGATATATATATTTCAGATAGCAAGGATGTTTTTGATACTTGCATAGAAGGAATGACTATGGAACCTTATTATTTATGTAAATCAATTTAAAAATGTGGAACTATAACCTTGCTAGTCGGTTTGAATCTGTCGTTAGCGATTACTCTAAAAACAAAGCTATTGTTATTGATAGTATAGACTATACATATGAAGAATTAGATTTACTTAGTAATAAAATAGCAGGATATTTAACTTCTTTGGGAATCTCAAGAGGTAATGTAATTTGCCTTGGTGGAGAGAAGTCATTTAATTTATACTCTATTGTTATTGCTTGCTGGAAGACAGGCACTACCTATTTCTTTGTTGATACAGATTCTCCAATATCAAGAATTAAATTAATGATAGATAGGTGTAATCCAACCTTAATGATGGGTAATGATAACTTTATTAATTTGGTCAAAAATCATTATAAGGAAATAAGGTGCTTGTCTATAAAGAAAAATTATGACGAAATAATCAAATTCTCCAATAATTTTAAGGTGAAGAATATCCCTGGAGATACTATCTCTTATATTATGTTTACTTCTGGTTCGACAGGAGAACCTAATGGAGTAGCCGTCGCTCATAGTAGTATATTGCTTTTTTCAGATTGGGCTAAGAATGAATATTTAATATCTTCAAAAGATATTATCTCTGGTCTTAATCAACTATTTTTTGATAACTCAGTTTTTGACATTTATGTGGCACTACTTAATGGAGCAACGCTAATCCCCGTTAAAAAGTCTTTATTAAATAATCCAAATAAGGTGGTAAAGTTACTAAATGATAGTCGAATAACGATTTGGTTTTCAGTCCCATCATTGATTGTCTTCTATCTTAAATTTGGCTCTATAAAAAAAGACTCCCTTAAGAACCTCAGGTATATTATATTTGGAGGAGAAGGCTTTCCAAAGAGTAAACTATTAGAATTATTTAATATTATTGGTGACAGAGTAATTCTAAGTAATGTTTATGGACCTACAGAAGCAACATGTATCTGTTCAAGCTATTCAATAAATTCAAGTGATTTCGATGATATTGAAATGAATAGGTTGGCTCCTATTGGCACCATAAACTCAAATTTTCGTTATAATATATTAGATAAGGATAAAAATCAGGTACAGGTAGGTCAGGTTGGAGAACTTGTATTATCAGGCCCCCACCTTAGTAAGGGATACTTCAATAATACTTCTAAAACAAATCAACGATTTATACAGAATCCAAATAATAAAAATTATATAGAAATCATGTATTTTACAGGTGATTTAGTTAAATTAGATTCTAAGAATAAATTAATGTATTTTTGTGGAAGAATAGACAATCAAATTAAGTTTATGGGATACCGAATAGAATTAGGAGAAATTGAATCTTGTTTAAATAAAGAGGAAAATATAAATGAGTGTTGCGTTCTTTTTGGAAGAAAGAATAACTTAGAGCAAATTACTAGTTTTATATCTACTGATCTTTCCAGAAATGATGTGCTTCAAATACTTTTAGCTCAGCTTCCAACTTATATGATACCTAGAGATATCTTAACTTTCAAAAATCTGCCGAAAAATCAAAATGGTAAAATTGATAGAATTAAACTAGCAGAAGATTATTATGACTAAAGGCGAAATAAACGAAATCATTTGTTCGGTAGCTAGAATAGAAAAAATTGAGAATGATCAACCATTAATTTCTTCTAGTATACTTGATTCTTTCTCTATATTAATTTTGATATCCAAGTTGGAATTAAAATTTAATATCACAATAGCCTTAGAAGATATAGATATTAGCAATATAGATACAGTAGATAAAATATACGATTTATTAACCTCTATGAATACTGTATAATTATTTCACAATCTTTAAATATTAAAACTTTGAATTCAAAAGAATGGGAGGACAGTTATTCAAGTAACTCGTTTTCAAATAAGAATGAATATCCTTCTGAAGAAATTGTTTCATTTATTATGAGGAGATTTTCAGATGTAAAGGATTTTTCGAATATAGAATGTTTAGACTTGGGATGTGGTTGGGGCAATAATCTTAGGTTTCTGAAAGACAAAGGATTTTCTTATTCAGGTGTTGATTTTTCAAAAACGGCAATTAATCACTGCAAGCTAAATCATAAGAATGTATATTGCAATTCAGTTGAGGATATGCCGTTCCCTAATGAATCTTTTGATGTTGCGTTTGATCGTATGTGTATACAGCATAATGAATTAAGTAAAATACCAAAAATTTTTAGTGAGGTCCACAGAGTATTAAAAAGTTCTGGGGTCTTTTTTTCTATTTTAGTAGAGAAAGCAAATTATAACTATACTACAAGTTACTTAAGTCGAGATCAAATAGAAGAAATAAGCTCCATTTTTTCCTCTATTAATCTAGATTATATAGAGAGATCTTATGAAGGAGGGCATCATATTGTTAGGGCGAATATATTAACAGCCATTAAATAATAATCTCATTATTTAATTTTAGAAGTAAGAAATCAGTTTGCATAAAATAGACTTTATTTATATAAATATTTATGAGAGTGATTTTAATGGAATAGTCTTTTTAATTTGGATGTCGGGTTCTGAGTCCTAAATGAATTAGGGACCCAGGTTGCATCGCAAAAATAGATAGGACAATTAAATAAGAACAAATTCGATCAAGCTATAACTTGAATCATTAGGTTTTTGCTCTTTATATAATTTCCGCGTCTATCTACTAAGGTTCGCATTAAAAAAGCCTGTCATAGACAGGCTTTTTTAATTGGTGGCGGGGGGGAGATTTGAACTCCCGACCTTCGGGTTATGAGCCCGACGAGCTACCAGACTGCTCTACCCCGCGTCGATATAACAAGCATACATGTTAGAGAATCAATCTTGTTTTTTTAGAGAAAGTTTTCTTGAAATCTCAACTCACCATCAACTTCAATTTGAAATTGTTGATTTTGGGGCAAGACAATTTTCTCAACTTCTTCAATTCCTGTTGGAGTTATCCATTCAAGTTGTTTTAGTAAATGCAATGCTACGGCATGTTTAGCCCTTCTAGAGCCGTCTTCAACCTTGATGGCAAGTCCAATTCCCTCTCCTAGTCTTCCCAGGCATTGAATGCCTTCTGAACCTCCTTTGCTTATCACCTGTAAATGCGATCTTTTCATTAATTCATCATCAAATCCTCCTTCTCCAGAAATTAAATTGGTGTTCCTCATAATGGCTCTTGTTATTTGCTCAAATTCAGGTTGAGTTGAACCACACAAATTCGCATAAAGCATAGCCATTTGATTAATTCCTAAGAAGAGTGTTGGTGCTCCACAATTATCATTTGCGCTTATTAATTCATCTGGTGGAATCAATAACATTTCAGCAACTCTTCTTCTTATTTCTAATTGAATTGGGTGACTTTCATCTAGATAATTATCTTGTGGCCAATCCATTTTTTTGCATGTAGCAAGAAATGCTGCATGTTTACCTGAACAATTATGTTCAAGTCTGCTTCTCTTTTGAATAGGAATTGGACATTTTAAAGAGGATACTTTTATATCTGCGTTCCATAGGAGTTTAAAAGCTTCTCTTGCTTGTTCTGGTGTTCCTTTGTGAGATCCACAGGCTATTGCTATTCCTTTTTCACCAGTCTTAAGACTTTCGGATGTCCCGCTTGTAATGAATGGAATTACTTGAAAAGGTTTTAATGCAGACCTTATAAATGTTTCGTATTTGAAATCACCCGCGGACATTAATAGCCTTCCTTTAGAGTCGCATACAGCTGCATGTGCCTTGTGAAATGATTCCTTCATTCCTCCCCTTTTGAGTAAAACTTTAATTGCTGATTTTTTTGAACTAATTTTATTTAGTAGATTATTTTTATCCTTCATTTATATTAAATTTGATGAAAAGAAATTGTTAAGTTTAAGGCTAAACCTATAAAAAATATTGTAAAAATAACTAATAGAGATTGTTTTAAAATGAGTAGAATAGGTTTAATGTCATGTTGCGCTGTGAGAAGATCTTTCTCTCTCATCTCAATAGTCTTTTCCCATATTTGTCCATCATACCAACCAGACTCCTCATATTCTACTCTCTCAGATTTTAGCCTTTTATAAATATAACTCCAGCCAAGTATATGTCTTATTATGATGCCTATAGGTATAACCAATGACCAGACAAGACTAGAAAAAATCAACTTATCTATGTAAGGCCTTAATTGTACACTTCCAGTAGATATTATAAGCATCAGAGGTAATGCCATTAGCCAGCTATATATAATTTTTCTGTAAAAGTAAGTAGTACTAATTAATGGCCAATTGAAGAATAAAGATTCTGATAATTTTTGATATTCTTCAATAGGAATCTGCGCTTTCGGGACTGGGCACATAGAATATTTCATGAATCAAGTTTCCAAGCTAGAATATATTTCTCCATTGCTCCAGAAGCCTTCTAAATCATAGTAATTTCTCTCTTTAAGTTGAAAGACATTTACTATTAAGTCTCCATAGTCAAGCAAAGCCCATTTGGCTTCATTTATTCCTTCTTTTCTTATTGGCTCAATATCAGTTTCTTCTTTTACTCTTTTCTCTACTGAATTAATTATTGCTCTAACTTGTACATCTGATAAGCCATTTGTTATTAATATCCAGTCAGATAAGGTTGATACATTGTCAATTTTGATAAGACTTATGTTTTGAGCCTTCTTGTCTTCACAAGCGTTGGCTGCAATTCTGGCTAGTTCTTTACTATCCATATACATTTTCACTTGTTACAGATGATCTTGATCCTTCTTGCTCAGCCATTTCTGCTCTAGCCTTTTCTGCACTTTTTCTTAATGCTTCTAATCTGTCTTCGAAGAAAGTCCTTTTCTTCTTCTTACGCGATTTTTCAATTAAATCTTTAAGTGCACCACCTAGGCTTTTATACGCATTTGGAACGCTGTAACCAAATCTACATGCAAGATCAATAGCCCTTTCGTCTGCTGAAATGGCATCCTGAAGCCTTTTTTCAGAATTGTTCTTAAGGTACAACCGATATCCTGCAAAACCTGAGAGGCCCAAGGCCATTAAGAGTAATAGACCATCTTGTACCCATAGCTCTCCAATTGCTCCGCCGAGGCCAATAGCCAAAGCAGCCATTTCCCATCCATCTCTTGGAATTGTGTCGTTTTGTATACGACCAACTTCGTGCCAGAAGAGGAGATTTCTATGGTCTTGGGCAAGGAAATCCCATTGTTCTAGATCAACTTGAATTTCGACCTCGTCTCTACCGATCTCTTCAAGGGTTATTAATGGAGGGTCAAGAGCTGCAGCCGCCTCCACGAACACCCAGCTTTGGTTTTCTGGGGGCAGCAGCCCTTTTAGGCGCTGGAGTTCGCTCATAAGAATGATTTCTATACGACAAATCTAGCTAGTGTGTCATTGTAGGTGTTGAAACTATTAGCTGATGAAAATTAGCATCGCTTACAAACTTTATTTAATGGAATTAGGAAGTAAAGCTTATGCCGCGGCGTGAGGATATTAGAAGAATATTAATCTTAGGTTCTGGACCTATTGTCATCGGCCAGGCCTGTGAATTTGATTATTCTGGTACACAGGCCTGTAAGGCATTAAGAAAAGAGGGATATGAGGTTCTCCTGATTAACTCAAATCCTGCATCGATCATGACTGATCCTGATCTTGCAGATAGAACATATATTGAACCTCTTAATCCAGATTTTGTAAGATCAGTAATTGAAAAAGAACGTCCTCAGGCTTTATTGCCAACAATGGGAGGGCAAACCGCACTAAATATTGCGGTTTCATTAGCTGAGGATGGAACACTTTCTAAATATCAAGTTGAACTTATAGGGGCTGATCTGAAATCGATACGCAAAGCAGAGGATAGGAAACTGTTTAAGCAAGCGATGAATAAAATTAATATAAATGTTTGTCCTTCTGGTATAGCTTCTAATTTAAAAGAGGCTAAGCAAGTTGGTAATGAAATATCTAGTTTTCCAAGAATAATTAGACCTGCTTTTACACTTGGAGGAAGTGGAGGTGGAATTGCTTATAACGAAGAGGAATATCTATCTATCTGTAAAGAAGGAATAGAAGCTAGCCCGGTTTCTCAAATTCTCATAGAAAAGTCATTAATTGGCTGGAAAGAATATGAATTAGAAGTTATGCGTGATTTTGCCGATAATGTTGTGATTATCTGCAGTATTGAAAACTTTGACCCAATGGGGGTGCATACAGGAGATTCTATAACTGTCGCCCCAGCACAAACATTAACTGATAGAGAATATCAATTATTACGGGACTATTCAATAAATATAATTAGAGAGATAGGTGTTGCCACTGGTGGTAGCAATATTCAATTTGCCGTAAATCCTGTTGATGGGCAAATAGTAGTAATTGAGATGAACCCTAGAGTAAGTAGATCATCTGCATTGGCTAGCAAAGCGACAGGTTTTCCAATAGCAAAAATTGCCTCTTTATTAGCAGTTGGTTATAACCTTGACGAAATAGTTAATGATATAACTGGCAAAACCCCAGCATGTTTTGAACCGACGATAGATTATGTTGTTACTAAAATTCCTAGATTTGCATTTGAGAAATTCTCAGGTAGTTCTTCGGCTTTAACTACTTCAATGAAGTCTGTTGGTGAAGCTATGGCTATAGGAAGGTCTTTTGAGGAGTCATTTCAGAAAGCTGTTAGATCTTTAGAAATTGGTTATTCAGGATGGGGATGTGATGGAAAAGAACCTAAATTTAATGAAACGGAAATAGATAAACTTTTAAGGATTCCTTCCCCTGACAGAATAATTGCAATACGCTTAGCGATGAAAAATGGTAAAAGTGATAGTGAAATTCATCTTCTTTCTCAAATTGATCAATGGTTTCTCTCTAAGCTAAGAAATATTATAGATCTTGAAGAAAAGTTATTAGTTGGTAAGTCACTAAATGATCTTAACTATGATGATATATTTGAATTAAAGCAATATGGATTCTCCGATAGTCAGATTGCTTGGTGTACTAAGTCAGCAGAGAGTGAAGTTAGACAATATCGCAAGAAACTTAAGATAACTCCAGTCTATAAGACTGTAGATACTTGTGCTGCCGAGTTTCTTTCATCAACACCTTATCATTATTCTACCTATGAGAGGTGTATAAAAGTATTTAATTCTGACTCTTACGAAGATTTAACCTATTCCAACGAAAGAGATTCTATAAATACTAAGAAAGTAATGATATTAGGAGGAGGACCTAATCGGATTGGTCAAGGAATTGAATTTGATTATTGCTGCTGTCATGCCTCTTTTCAAGCACAAGATGAAGGGTACTCAACGATAATGGTTAATAGTAATCCTGAAACAGTATCGACAGATTACGACACTAGTGATGTTCTGTATTTTGAACCAGTTTTTCTAGAGGATATATTAAATATAATTGAGCTAGAAAAGCCAGCTGGGATAATTGTTCAGTTTGGAGGCCAGACTCCATTAAAATTATCGATGAAACTTTATAATTGGCTTAAAAGTGATGAAGGATTAAAAACTAAATCATCCATATGGGGTACTTCTCCAGTTTCTATAGATAGTGCGGAAGATAGGGAACAGTTTAATTATCTTTTAGATAAATTAATTATCCAACAACCTAAAAACGGTATCGCTCGTACTCCTGATGAGGCTATATTTGTAGCCTCTAATATTACGTACCCTCTTGTTGTTAGACCCTCTTATGTTTTA encodes:
- a CDS encoding MaoC/PaaZ C-terminal domain-containing protein produces the protein MFYINDFNVGHTLKHHIEITEELHNSFGLMSGDNSPIHNDSDFSKSSIYKKPIGYAFLITALLSRIYGTVFPGGSELCLSQTCSFKKEYYVGDTLEFVLKVIHKNDSMRIATIDNLVLNQDQEIIFSGQAIMQLILGCK
- a CDS encoding amino acid adenylation domain-containing protein — protein: MWNYNLASRFESVVSDYSKNKAIVIDSIDYTYEELDLLSNKIAGYLTSLGISRGNVICLGGEKSFNLYSIVIACWKTGTTYFFVDTDSPISRIKLMIDRCNPTLMMGNDNFINLVKNHYKEIRCLSIKKNYDEIIKFSNNFKVKNIPGDTISYIMFTSGSTGEPNGVAVAHSSILLFSDWAKNEYLISSKDIISGLNQLFFDNSVFDIYVALLNGATLIPVKKSLLNNPNKVVKLLNDSRITIWFSVPSLIVFYLKFGSIKKDSLKNLRYIIFGGEGFPKSKLLELFNIIGDRVILSNVYGPTEATCICSSYSINSSDFDDIEMNRLAPIGTINSNFRYNILDKDKNQVQVGQVGELVLSGPHLSKGYFNNTSKTNQRFIQNPNNKNYIEIMYFTGDLVKLDSKNKLMYFCGRIDNQIKFMGYRIELGEIESCLNKEENINECCVLFGRKNNLEQITSFISTDLSRNDVLQILLAQLPTYMIPRDILTFKNLPKNQNGKIDRIKLAEDYYD
- a CDS encoding asparaginase encodes the protein MKDKNNLLNKISSKKSAIKVLLKRGGMKESFHKAHAAVCDSKGRLLMSAGDFKYETFIRSALKPFQVIPFITSGTSESLKTGEKGIAIACGSHKGTPEQAREAFKLLWNADIKVSSLKCPIPIQKRSRLEHNCSGKHAAFLATCKKMDWPQDNYLDESHPIQLEIRRRVAEMLLIPPDELISANDNCGAPTLFLGINQMAMLYANLCGSTQPEFEQITRAIMRNTNLISGEGGFDDELMKRSHLQVISKGGSEGIQCLGRLGEGIGLAIKVEDGSRRAKHAVALHLLKQLEWITPTGIEEVEKIVLPQNQQFQIEVDGELRFQENFL
- a CDS encoding class I SAM-dependent methyltransferase; translation: MRRFSDVKDFSNIECLDLGCGWGNNLRFLKDKGFSYSGVDFSKTAINHCKLNHKNVYCNSVEDMPFPNESFDVAFDRMCIQHNELSKIPKIFSEVHRVLKSSGVFFSILVEKANYNYTTSYLSRDQIEEISSIFSSINLDYIERSYEGGHHIVRANILTAIK
- a CDS encoding aromatic ring-hydroxylating dioxygenase subunit alpha, whose product is MSNEGLKKIKELKFANKATLNTELKKNNEVKVKKEASPRPSNQLEGSLLGWYSVLSSYSLNENKLYSFSMFNEPLIIYRDNDSNIKCIKDLCPHRGSSFIGGEIKDGELVCPYHGARFSSKGNCTNIDRITCNHIVDTNYDNYAKKIHLYQYPCIERDGYIYIYYTGKAKTDINEFNIESKLEQTIPDTYGFNISEYEHEEVTVDFKADWVRIIENHLDILHIFWVHGETIPDKDVSKNVITSFDQEIIRDKYQIQSKYNHKDKDKGEFITIKFIPPGRVMIYKGAPETSRYVQVLDHIPLAQNRARVIVRHYRKFLKNKLLNRIIMFRQLQHKLFYQVFKEDYLILRTQTFNHQMGYIEKDNVKLLGEDKMVQYYWDWLQNAFIRDKPWELHPTTKNTNSIHEDMGMLYPPENPSLAIKNMRSIRMNTLIRALIPIGFIILLI
- a CDS encoding DUF3318 domain-containing protein encodes the protein MSELQRLKGLLPPENQSWVFVEAAAALDPPLITLEEIGRDEVEIQVDLEQWDFLAQDHRNLLFWHEVGRIQNDTIPRDGWEMAALAIGLGGAIGELWVQDGLLLLMALGLSGFAGYRLYLKNNSEKRLQDAISADERAIDLACRFGYSVPNAYKSLGGALKDLIEKSRKKKKRTFFEDRLEALRKSAEKARAEMAEQEGSRSSVTSENVYG
- the carB gene encoding carbamoyl-phosphate synthase large subunit, producing MPRREDIRRILILGSGPIVIGQACEFDYSGTQACKALRKEGYEVLLINSNPASIMTDPDLADRTYIEPLNPDFVRSVIEKERPQALLPTMGGQTALNIAVSLAEDGTLSKYQVELIGADLKSIRKAEDRKLFKQAMNKININVCPSGIASNLKEAKQVGNEISSFPRIIRPAFTLGGSGGGIAYNEEEYLSICKEGIEASPVSQILIEKSLIGWKEYELEVMRDFADNVVIICSIENFDPMGVHTGDSITVAPAQTLTDREYQLLRDYSINIIREIGVATGGSNIQFAVNPVDGQIVVIEMNPRVSRSSALASKATGFPIAKIASLLAVGYNLDEIVNDITGKTPACFEPTIDYVVTKIPRFAFEKFSGSSSALTTSMKSVGEAMAIGRSFEESFQKAVRSLEIGYSGWGCDGKEPKFNETEIDKLLRIPSPDRIIAIRLAMKNGKSDSEIHLLSQIDQWFLSKLRNIIDLEEKLLVGKSLNDLNYDDIFELKQYGFSDSQIAWCTKSAESEVRQYRKKLKITPVYKTVDTCAAEFLSSTPYHYSTYERCIKVFNSDSYEDLTYSNERDSINTKKVMILGGGPNRIGQGIEFDYCCCHASFQAQDEGYSTIMVNSNPETVSTDYDTSDVLYFEPVFLEDILNIIELEKPAGIIVQFGGQTPLKLSMKLYNWLKSDEGLKTKSSIWGTSPVSIDSAEDREQFNYLLDKLIIQQPKNGIARTPDEAIFVASNITYPLVVRPSYVLGGRAMEIVYDERELNTYINEAVNVEPDHPVLIDQYLENAVEVDVDALCDRKGRLVIGGLMEHIEPAGIHSGDSACCLPSVSLSDDSLKIIRKWTHQIANSLNVIGLINIQFAVQKDASGIEKVFIIEANPRASRTVPFVSKATGIPLARIATSLMAGKTLDQVGFLEEPVPPLQAIKEAVMPFRRFPGSDTVLGPEMRSTGEVMGTSSSFGMAYAKAEIAAGEALPVSGVVFLSTHDRDKPSLIPIAKRLEGLGFGLIATSGTAKFLSKAGVNIKAVLKVHEGRPNIEDLIRSHKIQLVINTPIGRQAIHDDKYLRRAALDYSVPTVTTLAGARAAVEGISTLQSQTTEVYALQDLFKSTK
- the rsfS gene encoding ribosome silencing factor, translated to MDSKELARIAANACEDKKAQNISLIKIDNVSTLSDWILITNGLSDVQVRAIINSVEKRVKEETDIEPIRKEGINEAKWALLDYGDLIVNVFQLKERNYYDLEGFWSNGEIYSSLET
- a CDS encoding AAC(3) family N-acetyltransferase, whose protein sequence is MKIFLDDDDKYIDIDSFVSSLQRYINPGDFIYVEMDLMSFGRLYNPEISRDEFLEAFFQIFYELIGPKGHMSFPSFSYSWGCDKDSKIFDKLSTPGKVGVFPEFIRNRLNSFRTNDPMFSVVVHGPKAEEISCITPSSFGQGSFFHKLHGFNAKLISFGLNQYDPTFVHYAEQFFDENIRKINYRKSINFSGILIENNISKEAEHEAFMRDLNSGLMFNDKNLKRDLMSKNKLNSLKIGVGDIYISDSKDVFDTCIEGMTMEPYYLCKSI
- a CDS encoding CGLD27 family protein, giving the protein MKYSMCPVPKAQIPIEEYQKLSESLFFNWPLISTTYFYRKIIYSWLMALPLMLIISTGSVQLRPYIDKLIFSSLVWSLVIPIGIIIRHILGWSYIYKRLKSERVEYEESGWYDGQIWEKTIEMREKDLLTAQHDIKPILLILKQSLLVIFTIFFIGLALNLTISFHQI
- a CDS encoding phosphopantetheine-binding protein — protein: MTKGEINEIICSVARIEKIENDQPLISSSILDSFSILILISKLELKFNITIALEDIDISNIDTVDKIYDLLTSMNTV